In the genome of Halapricum salinum, one region contains:
- a CDS encoding PaaI family thioesterase, producing MTVADIFNEIPFAKHLGIEITEAADGHAEGRLELEAEHSSNPARMIGHGGVTYSLADTVGGAAVVSLTEDVAPTIDMRMDYLAPVTQDIHAVADVVRDGGNMAVVEVEVYDTDETHVATAHGVYKTSGQGGENPWRAEDDPREGAD from the coding sequence ATGACTGTCGCCGACATCTTCAACGAGATTCCCTTCGCCAAGCACCTCGGGATCGAGATTACCGAAGCAGCCGACGGTCACGCCGAGGGCCGCCTCGAACTCGAAGCCGAGCACTCCTCGAACCCCGCACGGATGATCGGCCACGGTGGCGTCACCTACTCGCTGGCGGACACCGTCGGCGGAGCCGCTGTCGTCTCACTCACCGAAGACGTCGCGCCGACGATCGACATGCGGATGGACTACCTCGCGCCCGTCACCCAGGACATCCACGCCGTGGCCGACGTCGTCCGGGACGGCGGAAACATGGCCGTCGTCGAGGTCGAGGTCTACGACACCGACGAGACACACGTCGCGACCGCGCACGGCGTCTACAAGACCAGCGGGCAGGGCGGCGAGAACCCCTGGCGGGCCGAGGACGACCCACGCGAGGGCGCCGACTAG
- a CDS encoding NAD-binding protein, with translation MSAGTATLIALVAMIFALGVLAQLLAARLQLPSIIFYIAAGLALGPVSELLLGDPILSLSTFGGATTLSAIVGLAVAIIVFEGAFHLQIERIREAPAATFRLVTLGAAIALVGTAVVVNFAFPAAGWGLSFLIGALLVATGPTVITPILHVVPVRDRVAAALETEGIVNDVTAAIIAVAVFKVIVIRHDSTSELFREIVSRFGQGLLVGIVVAAVVYYVLQYIDLSPGDAPRNARVLVLAGALVSYAGANFLAGEAGVAAAATSGFLLGNADIPYEEDIIDFKGDITLLVLSFVFIALAALLEIEALAEVGIPGFLVVLAVALVIRPALVFLSMYGDRFTTGEKVFVSFVGPRGIIPASVATLFAVQLQAQGSVQEANILLGTVFLVILVTAVFEGGLARYIAEYLDVIPMRVIIVGGGRVGRSLAARLEERGENIVIIEEDDVAVEQARKAGYTVEVGDGTDTDVLRSAGAANAKVVVAATGDDDANLLVAQLSATKFDVENVIARANNPDNVEAFEDLGVRTISSSMATAWAIDNQIERPALAHWMTDDSRVGDVQEVEVTNPDIVGESVRELGPQLPDTCLIVLVSTDGDTFVPSADYTISEGDKVTLIGRTEAVREGMAFCQNVEQG, from the coding sequence ATGAGTGCCGGGACGGCGACGCTGATCGCACTCGTCGCGATGATCTTCGCGCTGGGGGTCCTCGCACAGCTCCTGGCCGCCCGGCTGCAGCTCCCGAGTATCATCTTCTACATCGCCGCCGGACTGGCGCTCGGGCCGGTCTCCGAACTCCTCTTGGGGGACCCGATCCTCTCGCTGTCGACGTTCGGCGGCGCGACGACGCTGTCGGCGATCGTCGGCCTCGCCGTCGCGATCATCGTCTTCGAGGGGGCGTTCCACCTCCAGATCGAGCGCATCCGCGAGGCACCGGCAGCGACCTTCCGGCTGGTCACGCTCGGCGCGGCCATCGCTCTGGTCGGGACCGCTGTCGTCGTCAACTTCGCGTTCCCGGCCGCCGGCTGGGGGCTGTCGTTTCTGATCGGGGCCCTGCTGGTCGCGACCGGGCCGACGGTCATCACGCCGATCCTCCACGTCGTTCCCGTCCGGGACCGCGTGGCCGCCGCCCTCGAGACGGAGGGGATCGTCAACGACGTGACCGCGGCGATCATCGCCGTCGCGGTGTTCAAGGTGATCGTCATCCGGCACGATTCGACGAGCGAGTTGTTCCGCGAGATTGTCTCCCGGTTCGGACAGGGGTTGCTCGTCGGCATCGTCGTCGCCGCCGTCGTCTACTACGTGCTGCAGTACATCGACCTCTCGCCGGGCGACGCGCCGCGGAACGCCCGGGTGCTCGTTCTGGCCGGGGCGCTGGTGTCGTACGCCGGCGCGAACTTCCTGGCCGGCGAAGCCGGCGTCGCCGCGGCCGCCACCTCCGGGTTCCTGCTCGGGAACGCCGACATCCCATACGAGGAGGACATCATCGATTTCAAGGGGGATATCACGCTGCTCGTGCTGTCGTTCGTGTTCATCGCGCTCGCGGCGCTGCTGGAGATCGAGGCCCTCGCCGAGGTCGGGATCCCTGGCTTCCTGGTCGTGCTGGCGGTCGCGCTTGTGATCCGGCCGGCGCTGGTGTTTCTCTCGATGTACGGCGATCGGTTCACGACCGGTGAGAAGGTGTTCGTGAGTTTCGTCGGGCCGCGGGGGATCATCCCGGCGTCGGTGGCGACGCTCTTTGCGGTGCAGTTACAGGCCCAGGGGTCTGTCCAGGAGGCGAACATCCTCCTGGGAACGGTCTTTCTGGTCATCCTCGTGACGGCCGTCTTCGAGGGTGGTCTGGCGCGGTACATCGCGGAATACCTGGATGTGATACCAATGCGAGTCATCATCGTCGGCGGCGGGCGGGTCGGTCGTTCGCTCGCTGCACGGCTGGAAGAGCGCGGGGAGAATATCGTGATAATCGAGGAGGACGACGTCGCGGTCGAACAGGCCCGCAAGGCGGGCTACACCGTCGAGGTCGGCGACGGAACCGACACCGACGTGTTACGCTCGGCGGGCGCGGCCAACGCCAAGGTCGTCGTCGCCGCGACCGGTGACGACGACGCGAACCTGCTGGTCGCACAGCTGTCGGCGACGAAGTTCGATGTCGAGAACGTAATCGCGCGAGCGAACAACCCCGACAACGTCGAGGCCTTCGAGGACCTGGGCGTCCGGACGATCTCCTCGTCGATGGCGACCGCCTGGGCGATCGACAACCAGATCGAGCGGCCCGCACTCGCACACTGGATGACGGACGACAGTCGGGTCGGCGACGTTCAGGAGGTCGAGGTGACCAATCCCGATATCGTCGGCGAGTCCGTTCGCGAACTGGGTCCACAGTTGCCTGATACGTGCCTGATCGTGTTAGTCAGCACCGACGGCGACACCTTCGTCCCGAGTGCCGACTACACGATCTCCGAAGGTGACAAAGTCACGTTGATCGGCCGGACCGAGGCGGTTCGAGAAGGGATGGCGTTCTGTCAGAACGTAGAACAGGGCTAG
- the tpiA gene encoding triose-phosphate isomerase → MFVLVNLKTYPCDPIDVAAAAADVADDSGVRVGVAPQATHIEAVAQTGVETWAQHVDPIDYGSNTGHTLAETVAEAGAEGTLINHSEHRLKLADIDASVQAAERAGLETCVCANNPAQIGAAAALGPDSVAVEPPELIGGDVSVASADPDIVTDAVDAAANVDESVDVFCGAGISTGDDVAAAEDLGATGVLLASGVAKADDPRAVLEDLVDPVA, encoded by the coding sequence ATGTTCGTTCTCGTCAACCTCAAGACCTACCCGTGTGACCCGATCGACGTCGCGGCCGCAGCCGCCGACGTCGCCGACGACAGCGGCGTCCGCGTCGGCGTCGCCCCGCAGGCCACCCACATCGAAGCCGTCGCCCAGACGGGCGTCGAGACCTGGGCCCAGCACGTCGACCCGATCGACTACGGCTCCAACACCGGCCACACGCTCGCCGAGACCGTCGCGGAGGCCGGCGCGGAGGGGACGCTCATCAACCACTCCGAGCACCGCCTGAAACTCGCGGACATCGACGCCTCCGTCCAGGCCGCCGAGCGTGCAGGACTGGAGACCTGCGTCTGTGCGAATAACCCCGCCCAGATCGGTGCCGCCGCCGCGCTCGGCCCGGACTCCGTGGCCGTCGAACCGCCGGAACTCATCGGCGGCGACGTCTCGGTCGCCAGCGCCGACCCCGACATCGTCACCGACGCCGTCGACGCCGCCGCGAACGTCGACGAGAGCGTCGATGTCTTCTGTGGCGCGGGCATCTCGACCGGCGACGACGTCGCGGCCGCCGAAGACCTGGGTGCGACAGGCGTGCTCCTGGCGAGCGGCGTCGCCAAGGCCGACGATCCGCGTGCGGTCCTCGAAGATCTCGTCGACCCGGTCGCCTGA
- the dinB gene encoding DNA polymerase IV, whose amino-acid sequence MPSRGRLPGTDRRPDQLVCHLDMDCFYAACERLREPELEGEPLVVGMGYEDGETVGAVATASYEAREYGVESAMAISEALELLPRRATADSPEDTGYYRPVDMGYYESISEQVKAILQDSADVVREVSIDEAYLDVTEQVDWDGVEDFASDLKDRIEREVGVVASVGVAPTMSAAKIASDADKPDGLVVIEPGEVQDFLAPMDVEAVHNVGPVTARELREMDIETAGDLASDDPDRLADRFGERGLEIYRFARGEDAREVTPRDDPKSFSRESAFSETVEDHERVRERVRTLAEAVAKRATRENALYQTVGIKIVTPPYDVNTRARSLSGPVDDPDLVEAIAMDLLDEFTEARVRKVGVRVSKLSFTDRQQVSLDGFGGDGDSSDAQIDDGESATDRRRGQTSLTDFE is encoded by the coding sequence ATGCCGAGCCGTGGGCGACTGCCCGGGACCGACCGCCGCCCCGACCAGCTCGTCTGTCACCTCGATATGGACTGCTTTTACGCCGCCTGCGAGCGACTTCGAGAGCCCGAACTCGAAGGCGAACCCCTCGTCGTCGGGATGGGCTACGAAGACGGCGAGACGGTCGGCGCAGTCGCGACCGCGAGCTACGAGGCCCGCGAATACGGCGTCGAGAGCGCGATGGCCATCTCCGAGGCGCTGGAGTTGTTACCGCGACGGGCAACCGCCGACAGCCCCGAAGACACCGGCTACTACCGCCCCGTGGACATGGGCTACTACGAGTCGATCAGCGAGCAGGTCAAGGCGATCCTGCAAGACAGTGCCGACGTCGTCCGCGAGGTCAGCATCGACGAGGCCTACCTCGACGTCACCGAACAGGTCGACTGGGACGGCGTCGAGGACTTCGCGAGCGACCTCAAGGATCGGATCGAGCGCGAGGTCGGCGTCGTCGCCAGCGTCGGGGTCGCGCCGACGATGTCGGCCGCGAAGATCGCCAGCGACGCCGACAAGCCCGACGGCCTGGTCGTGATCGAACCCGGCGAAGTACAGGACTTTCTCGCGCCGATGGACGTCGAAGCCGTCCACAACGTCGGCCCAGTCACCGCCCGGGAACTCCGAGAGATGGACATCGAGACCGCGGGCGACCTCGCGAGTGACGACCCCGATCGGCTCGCGGATCGCTTCGGCGAGCGCGGCCTGGAGATCTATCGATTCGCCCGCGGCGAGGACGCCCGCGAGGTCACACCACGCGACGACCCCAAGAGTTTCTCGCGGGAGTCGGCGTTCTCGGAGACGGTCGAAGACCACGAGCGCGTCCGCGAGCGGGTTCGGACGCTCGCCGAGGCGGTCGCGAAACGGGCGACTCGGGAGAACGCGCTCTATCAGACGGTGGGAATCAAGATCGTGACGCCACCGTACGACGTGAACACGCGCGCCCGGTCGCTGTCGGGTCCCGTCGACGATCCCGACCTCGTCGAGGCCATCGCGATGGATCTGCTGGACGAGTTTACGGAGGCGAGAGTCCGCAAGGTCGGCGTCCGCGTCTCGAAGCTCTCGTTCACCGACCGCCAGCAGGTCAGCCTCGACGGCTTCGGCGGTGATGGTGACAGTAGCGACGCGCAAATCGACGACGGAGAGTCGGCAACCGACCGGCGGCGCGGGCAGACCTCGCTGACGGATTTCGAGTGA
- a CDS encoding citrate synthase/methylcitrate synthase, translating to MAGDDINRGLEGVPVAATRLSSIDGETGELIIGGFELPELATNATYEETLYLLFHDQVPDSEELAAFRTDLAEQRSIGPAVHAVLQRAAEEEKPAMDALRMGAAAANLGHEDGEPDEDAKRVIAAFPTIVAAYWRYRQGNEPVAPDPDLGHAANYLYMLTGERPAEAAVRGLETYLNTVVDHGLNASTFTARVVVSTESDVVSAATAAVGTLKGPLHGGAPGPVLDMLQAVHDSGDPEGFVREKLDAGERLMGFGHRVYRVRDPRAAVLSAAAEQFYADGGDSDFFETVVEFEDVAVDLLDEHKPGRRLETNVEFYTAALLHGVGVPRDLFTATFGVARVGGWMAHCLEQLEDNRLIRPESKYVGERGRTWTPVEQR from the coding sequence ATGGCTGGCGATGACATCAACCGGGGCCTCGAAGGAGTTCCCGTGGCGGCGACGCGACTGAGTTCGATCGACGGTGAGACGGGCGAACTGATCATCGGCGGGTTCGAACTGCCGGAGCTGGCGACCAACGCGACCTACGAGGAGACGCTCTATCTGCTCTTTCACGACCAGGTACCCGATAGCGAAGAGCTAGCGGCCTTCCGGACCGATCTCGCAGAGCAGCGATCGATCGGGCCGGCGGTCCACGCAGTCCTTCAGCGGGCCGCCGAGGAGGAAAAGCCCGCCATGGACGCCCTCCGGATGGGCGCGGCCGCGGCGAACCTCGGCCACGAAGATGGCGAGCCCGACGAAGACGCCAAGCGCGTGATTGCCGCGTTCCCCACGATCGTCGCGGCCTACTGGCGATATCGCCAGGGCAACGAGCCGGTCGCGCCCGATCCGGATCTGGGCCACGCCGCCAACTACCTCTACATGCTGACCGGTGAGCGCCCGGCCGAGGCTGCTGTCCGCGGCCTCGAAACCTACCTCAACACCGTCGTCGACCACGGTCTCAACGCCTCGACCTTTACCGCGAGGGTCGTCGTCTCGACCGAATCGGACGTCGTCTCGGCGGCCACCGCAGCCGTCGGAACCCTGAAAGGACCGCTCCACGGCGGCGCGCCCGGTCCCGTACTGGACATGCTGCAGGCCGTCCACGACTCGGGCGACCCCGAGGGATTCGTCCGCGAGAAACTCGACGCCGGCGAGCGACTGATGGGATTCGGCCACCGCGTCTATCGAGTTCGTGACCCCCGGGCGGCCGTCCTCTCGGCGGCGGCCGAGCAGTTCTACGCCGACGGCGGCGACAGCGACTTCTTCGAGACCGTCGTCGAGTTCGAGGATGTCGCGGTCGACCTGCTGGACGAGCACAAGCCCGGGCGGCGACTGGAGACCAACGTCGAGTTCTACACCGCGGCACTGCTGCACGGCGTCGGCGTCCCGCGTGACCTCTTCACGGCGACTTTCGGCGTCGCCCGCGTCGGCGGGTGGATGGCCCACTGTCTCGAACAACTCGAAGATAACCGCCTCATCCGACCCGAATCGAAGTACGTCGGCGAGCGTGGCCGGACGTGGACGCCCGTCGAGCAGCGGTAG
- a CDS encoding formate/nitrite transporter family protein: MADRDPNGEEEVREAVERSRSGAPAAGRVIRDRFSSDEVFQRIIAAADEEITSGSRELYFSGLAAGFAITITFLLYVSLTASTDADPVLSAMLYPLGFIYIIIGGYQLYTENTLPPVALTLERLASIPALLRNWAVVLAGNFTGGALGAAALAYGNVLSADASTAALSIAQKGIDADPVALFTKAAFAGLIVAGVVWVNYASQDTISRLVVVYLAFLSIPIGGLFHVVVSFTEMLYLVFVGAEGVTLWIGMTEFVIPVLAGNTVGGVVLVTAVNYFQTSEYRLESARFEGAYRRLSPKEWLFGGLFGGRRYVPVIDTAAKHTREESTGYRILVPIANPRTEQPLVKFASAIASAHEDATVHAVHIVQTPHQGYDSAGRRRIVEESDRLMADVCSVTDDYEVDVETSTVVSHRSFEELFTVAGRDEADLVVMGWGEDRLWDAARAEQPLEELTNSLPCDFLVVDDEGMDSSQILLPTVGGPNSDLSAEVVAALQSVEETEVTLLYVVDDPAEIEDGEQFLSDWAADHGLEDAEIVVDDSGDVEAAIEREAAAHTMVFLGASERGLLARLVRNTLHMDILDDVESSVVIAERATRRSLWRRLFGR; this comes from the coding sequence ATGGCCGACAGGGATCCCAACGGTGAAGAGGAGGTACGCGAGGCGGTCGAACGATCCCGCAGCGGCGCACCTGCGGCGGGTCGAGTCATTCGCGATCGATTCTCCAGCGACGAGGTGTTCCAGCGGATCATCGCGGCGGCCGACGAGGAGATCACCTCGGGCAGTCGCGAACTCTATTTCAGCGGGCTCGCCGCCGGGTTCGCGATCACGATCACCTTTCTGCTGTACGTCTCGCTGACGGCCTCGACCGACGCCGATCCGGTCCTCAGCGCGATGCTGTACCCGCTGGGATTCATCTACATCATCATCGGCGGCTATCAGCTCTACACCGAGAACACCCTGCCCCCGGTGGCGCTCACCCTCGAACGACTGGCCAGTATTCCGGCTCTGCTCCGGAACTGGGCCGTCGTGCTGGCTGGGAACTTCACGGGCGGCGCGCTCGGCGCGGCCGCGCTGGCCTACGGGAACGTGCTCTCCGCTGACGCGTCGACGGCAGCGCTGTCGATCGCACAGAAGGGGATCGACGCGGATCCCGTCGCGCTGTTCACGAAAGCGGCGTTTGCGGGGCTGATCGTCGCGGGTGTCGTCTGGGTCAACTACGCCTCACAGGACACGATCTCACGGCTCGTCGTGGTTTATCTCGCGTTCCTGTCGATCCCGATCGGCGGCCTCTTCCACGTGGTCGTCTCGTTCACCGAGATGCTGTATCTGGTGTTCGTCGGGGCCGAGGGCGTGACGCTGTGGATCGGGATGACCGAGTTCGTCATCCCCGTCCTGGCTGGCAATACCGTCGGCGGCGTCGTGCTGGTGACGGCAGTCAACTACTTCCAGACGAGTGAATACCGCCTGGAGTCCGCTCGTTTCGAGGGCGCGTACCGGCGCCTCTCGCCGAAAGAGTGGCTGTTCGGCGGCCTCTTCGGTGGCCGTCGCTACGTCCCGGTGATCGACACCGCTGCCAAGCATACGCGCGAGGAGTCGACTGGCTATCGAATCCTGGTTCCGATCGCCAATCCACGGACAGAACAGCCGCTCGTGAAATTCGCCAGCGCCATCGCCAGCGCCCACGAGGACGCGACCGTCCACGCGGTCCACATCGTACAGACACCTCACCAGGGATACGACTCCGCCGGACGGCGGCGGATCGTCGAGGAGTCCGACCGACTCATGGCAGACGTCTGCAGCGTCACCGACGACTACGAGGTCGACGTCGAGACGTCGACGGTCGTCTCTCATCGCTCGTTCGAGGAACTCTTCACCGTCGCCGGCCGCGACGAGGCCGATCTGGTCGTGATGGGCTGGGGCGAAGATCGGCTGTGGGACGCCGCCCGAGCCGAACAGCCGCTCGAAGAGCTGACCAACAGTCTGCCGTGTGACTTCCTGGTCGTCGACGACGAGGGGATGGATAGCTCGCAAATCCTGTTGCCGACCGTCGGCGGGCCAAACTCGGACCTGAGTGCGGAGGTCGTCGCCGCACTGCAGTCGGTCGAGGAAACCGAGGTGACCCTGCTGTACGTCGTCGACGACCCGGCGGAGATCGAAGACGGCGAGCAGTTCCTGTCCGACTGGGCGGCCGACCACGGCCTCGAAGACGCCGAGATCGTCGTCGACGATTCCGGCGACGTCGAGGCGGCGATCGAGCGCGAAGCCGCGGCGCACACGATGGTCTTTCTCGGGGCGAGCGAGCGCGGCCTGCTCGCGCGACTGGTCCGGAACACGCTGCACATGGACATTCTCGACGACGTCGAGTCTTCGGTCGTCATCGCCGAGCGCGCGACGCGGCGGAGCCTCTGGCGGCGGCTCTTCGGCAGGTAA
- a CDS encoding helicase HerA domain-containing protein: protein MSDERTITVAEVSDGPGGQGEPGTDVSLPVVELLTGRGFVTGKSGSGKSNTASVIAENLLDSGYGLLVVDIDGEYYGLKEEYEILHVGADEECDIQVTTEHAEKIASLALEQNVPIILDISSFLDDEEAEALLTAVSKQLFAKAKKLKQPFLMLVEEVHEWIPENGSVGEVGKMLIKIGKRGRKHGLGIVGISQRPADVKKDYITQCDWLVWHRLTWNNDTKVVRRVLDGEYASAVEDLNDGEAFMMTDWSESVRRVQFHRKQTFDAGATPGLDDFERPELKSVSDDLVSELQSISEEEAQRESTIEELREELDRKNSRIAELETELQDARDLSRMADQFVDAMLDQVEGASPGRTETERMRARRQRREGQALEGPTPEAETLPPAEEKAAAADGPGEDGDFGAMDESADESDGFAAMDGDAMAEAADAFAAAMDEDDEQDESADDNEQDESADADDAGGFPSFEEPEDMPRLDGAPEAELDFSEADLPEFGFKTPDESPEASSDRHATNGHATNDAAGGATASAVSAAPDGSDDDAIAAAVSAVDGEETPTVQRPTPAAVGSIRAEIRGLDEKTRRMLAYYDEQGPATPLDAHFVAGGTGDRTNAYAHNRTLRTAGLIEHVGRGNYDVCVRERLDEATDGRLDEQELDAFSARLTAEFGRGE from the coding sequence ATGAGTGACGAGCGGACGATCACGGTCGCGGAAGTGAGCGACGGGCCCGGCGGGCAGGGCGAACCGGGGACCGACGTCTCGCTGCCAGTCGTCGAGTTGCTGACGGGCCGGGGGTTCGTCACCGGCAAGTCCGGGTCGGGGAAGTCCAACACCGCCTCGGTCATCGCCGAGAATCTACTGGACAGTGGCTACGGCCTCCTCGTGGTGGACATTGACGGCGAGTATTACGGTCTCAAAGAGGAGTACGAGATTCTCCACGTCGGCGCCGACGAGGAGTGTGACATCCAGGTCACGACCGAACACGCCGAGAAGATCGCCTCCCTGGCGCTAGAACAGAACGTCCCCATCATCCTCGACATCTCCTCGTTTCTGGACGACGAGGAAGCCGAGGCCCTCCTGACGGCAGTCTCCAAACAGCTGTTCGCGAAGGCCAAGAAGCTCAAACAGCCCTTCCTCATGCTGGTCGAGGAAGTCCACGAGTGGATCCCCGAGAACGGTTCCGTGGGCGAGGTCGGGAAGATGCTGATCAAGATCGGCAAGCGCGGCCGCAAGCACGGCCTGGGAATCGTCGGCATCTCCCAGCGCCCCGCGGACGTCAAGAAAGACTACATCACCCAGTGCGACTGGCTCGTCTGGCACCGACTGACCTGGAACAACGACACCAAGGTCGTTCGGCGGGTGCTCGACGGCGAGTACGCGAGCGCTGTCGAGGATCTGAACGACGGCGAGGCGTTCATGATGACCGACTGGTCCGAGAGCGTCAGGCGGGTCCAGTTCCACCGCAAGCAGACCTTCGACGCCGGCGCGACTCCCGGGCTGGACGACTTCGAGCGACCTGAACTCAAGTCGGTCAGCGACGACCTCGTCTCGGAGTTGCAGTCGATCAGCGAGGAGGAGGCCCAGCGCGAGAGCACCATCGAGGAACTCCGCGAGGAACTGGACAGGAAGAACTCTCGAATCGCCGAACTGGAGACGGAGTTGCAGGACGCACGGGACCTGAGCCGAATGGCAGACCAGTTCGTCGACGCGATGCTCGACCAGGTCGAGGGCGCAAGTCCGGGTCGTACCGAGACTGAACGGATGCGCGCTCGACGACAGCGCCGTGAGGGGCAGGCTCTCGAAGGGCCGACGCCAGAGGCCGAGACGTTGCCCCCGGCCGAGGAGAAGGCAGCGGCGGCCGACGGGCCCGGCGAAGACGGCGACTTCGGAGCGATGGACGAATCGGCGGACGAGAGCGACGGCTTCGCGGCGATGGACGGCGACGCGATGGCCGAGGCTGCCGACGCCTTCGCGGCCGCGATGGACGAAGACGACGAGCAGGACGAGAGTGCGGACGACAACGAGCAGGACGAGAGTGCGGACGCCGACGACGCCGGCGGATTCCCTTCCTTCGAGGAGCCCGAGGACATGCCCCGACTCGACGGAGCGCCCGAAGCCGAACTGGACTTTTCGGAGGCCGACCTCCCGGAGTTCGGGTTCAAGACGCCGGACGAAAGCCCTGAGGCCTCGTCGGACCGCCACGCGACGAACGGCCACGCGACGAACGACGCGGCCGGCGGAGCGACCGCGAGCGCAGTCTCGGCAGCGCCAGATGGGAGCGACGACGACGCCATCGCCGCGGCGGTCAGCGCCGTCGACGGCGAGGAGACGCCGACCGTCCAGCGGCCGACGCCAGCCGCAGTCGGCTCGATCCGAGCGGAGATTCGTGGACTCGACGAGAAGACCCGCCGAATGCTGGCCTACTACGACGAGCAAGGGCCGGCGACCCCGCTCGACGCGCACTTCGTCGCCGGCGGCACGGGTGATCGGACCAACGCCTACGCGCACAATCGAACGCTGCGGACGGCAGGATTGATCGAACACGTGGGTCGGGGTAACTACGACGTCTGCGTCCGCGAGCGACTCGACGAGGCGACCGACGGGCGACTCGACGAACAGGAACTCGACGCTTTCAGCGCACGACTGACCGCGGAGTTCGGCCGCGGCGAGTAG
- a CDS encoding DUF2391 family protein produces MSSAAPPADLDDEEPDIGDIFDQLEELAETVDTDEEREKVEEAMRVATEAQGSDAAFGRVIWGFDRADAAEALLGAFLFGVPMAVEGGTQEIGEFLVDRPLLLAGTAVFAVALTTGVLYVAEIQDVRVKNRLFGIVPRRLASVLVLSLLMATVMLTAWGRVDWADPALALANVVVAFVPMSVGAALGDILPGS; encoded by the coding sequence ATGAGTAGCGCCGCTCCACCTGCGGATCTCGACGACGAAGAGCCGGATATCGGTGATATCTTCGATCAACTCGAAGAGCTGGCAGAGACGGTCGATACCGACGAGGAGCGCGAGAAAGTCGAGGAAGCGATGCGAGTGGCCACGGAGGCTCAGGGCTCGGACGCCGCGTTCGGCCGTGTCATCTGGGGGTTCGACCGGGCCGACGCCGCAGAAGCGTTGCTCGGTGCATTCCTGTTTGGTGTTCCGATGGCAGTCGAGGGCGGTACCCAGGAGATCGGCGAATTTCTGGTCGACCGCCCCTTGCTGCTCGCAGGGACGGCAGTCTTCGCAGTGGCACTCACCACTGGCGTGCTCTACGTCGCCGAGATCCAGGACGTTCGGGTCAAAAACCGGCTCTTCGGGATCGTTCCGCGACGACTGGCCAGCGTCCTCGTTCTCTCGTTGCTGATGGCGACCGTCATGCTGACTGCCTGGGGCCGCGTCGACTGGGCCGATCCGGCGCTTGCACTCGCAAACGTCGTCGTCGCGTTCGTCCCAATGTCCGTCGGGGCCGCGCTCGGGGACATCCTCCCCGGAAGCTAA
- a CDS encoding 3-hydroxyacyl-CoA dehydrogenase family protein, protein MHVVILGVGPVGRALARACADSGSSVTLCGEDANAVLDAVDSLSSPDADGTTDLTGAVGDADVVVETRTDAVEPTRERLADVEDAAPGETQLLVTVESTAVTSLAVALREPDRLVGLHSTVPVGWDGPIEVVVPEGASEQRVAAAESFVERLGWQPLRVHDGPGFVADRLRLAQQVEAIRTYDQGVADPATIDRTMTLSGGADIGPLELADRQGLDTVLAALERLASDLGPRFEPPATLVERVEDGRLGRVSGDGFYEWNDDQPTNLTDE, encoded by the coding sequence ATGCACGTGGTGATTCTGGGCGTGGGACCAGTCGGCCGCGCACTCGCCCGAGCCTGTGCCGACAGCGGCTCGTCGGTCACCCTCTGTGGCGAGGACGCCAACGCCGTGCTGGACGCCGTCGACTCGCTGTCCAGCCCCGACGCCGACGGAACGACCGATCTCACGGGCGCTGTCGGGGACGCGGACGTCGTCGTCGAGACGCGGACGGACGCGGTCGAGCCCACGCGCGAACGACTCGCTGACGTCGAGGACGCTGCCCCAGGCGAGACACAGCTTCTCGTGACCGTCGAGTCGACGGCCGTGACCAGCCTGGCAGTGGCGTTGCGCGAACCCGATCGACTCGTCGGGCTGCATTCGACTGTGCCGGTCGGCTGGGACGGTCCGATCGAGGTCGTCGTTCCCGAGGGGGCGAGCGAGCAGCGAGTTGCGGCCGCCGAGTCTTTCGTCGAGCGACTGGGCTGGCAACCGCTCCGGGTCCACGACGGCCCGGGATTCGTCGCCGACCGGCTCCGACTCGCCCAGCAGGTCGAGGCGATCCGGACCTACGACCAGGGCGTGGCCGATCCGGCGACGATCGACCGGACGATGACTCTCTCCGGTGGTGCGGACATCGGCCCGCTCGAACTGGCCGATCGACAGGGGCTGGACACGGTTCTGGCGGCACTCGAACGATTGGCGAGTGATCTCGGGCCACGCTTCGAGCCGCCTGCAACCCTCGTCGAACGGGTCGAAGACGGCCGACTCGGCCGGGTCTCGGGCGACGGATTCTACGAATGGAACGACGACCAGCCGACGAATCTGACTGATGAGTAG